The genomic segment CTACTTGGGCACGAATTTGAGACTTCTCTCGGTTAGACTCCTGCTGCTGTTCTGTTAGTGGGTGATTGCGATAGCCACGCTCATGAATCTGACTCTCATACGTGAGTAACTCTAAAACCGTCTCAATCACTTCACTGCGGTAGGCACTATCCGCCCAGACCTGA from the Neosynechococcus sphagnicola sy1 genome contains:
- a CDS encoding transposase encodes the protein QVWADSAYRSEVIETVLELLTYESQIHERGYRNHPLTEQQQESNREKSQIRAQVEHVFGSWVMELGVSWCGVSVSNGLRRGLG